In Humulus lupulus chromosome 7, drHumLupu1.1, whole genome shotgun sequence, the following are encoded in one genomic region:
- the LOC133788475 gene encoding 7-dehydrocholesterol reductase-like isoform X2, which yields MYLVNHPVHLGTQLALYILVASILCIYINYDCDRQRQEFRRTNGKALVWGKAPSKITATYTTTTGETKSSILLTSGCFHS from the exons ATGTACCTGGTCAATCATCCCGTACACCTTGGAACTCAG TTGGCACTCTACATCCTAGTAGCAAGCATTCTTTGCATATACATAAACTACGACTGTGATAGGCAAAGGCAAGAGTTTCGCAGAACAAATGGCAAAGCTTTGGTTTGGGGTAAAGCTCCATCAAAG ATAACTGCCACTTACACTACCACAACTGGGGAAACAAAAAGCAGCATTCTTTTAACTTCGGGATG CTTTCATTCATAA
- the LOC133788475 gene encoding 7-dehydrocholesterol reductase-like isoform X1, with amino-acid sequence MYLVNHPVHLGTQLALYILVASILCIYINYDCDRQRQEFRRTNGKALVWGKAPSKITATYTTTTGETKSSILLTSGWYVFRLCHVNLN; translated from the exons ATGTACCTGGTCAATCATCCCGTACACCTTGGAACTCAG TTGGCACTCTACATCCTAGTAGCAAGCATTCTTTGCATATACATAAACTACGACTGTGATAGGCAAAGGCAAGAGTTTCGCAGAACAAATGGCAAAGCTTTGGTTTGGGGTAAAGCTCCATCAAAG ATAACTGCCACTTACACTACCACAACTGGGGAAACAAAAAGCAGCATTCTTTTAACTTCGGGATGGTACGTTTTCAGGCTCTGCCATGTAAATCTGAACTAa
- the LOC133791995 gene encoding 7-dehydrocholesterol reductase-like, whose amino-acid sequence MCYIISWYFFLAVFRFGIFNPSTVYDHLGEIYSALIFGSLVFCILLYIKGHVAPSSTDSGSSGNIIIDFYWGMELYPRIGKNFDIKVFTNCRFGMMSWAVLAVTYCIKQVASMG is encoded by the exons ATGTGCTATATTATATCTTGGTACTTTTTTTTGGCTGTCTTCAGGTTTGGCATATTCAATCCTTCAACTGTTTATGATCATTTGGGAGAAATATATTCTGCCCTTATTTTCGGAAGCTTGGttttttgcattttattatacATAAAA GGCCATGTGGCACCGTCTTCCACTGATTCTGGCTCGTCTGGGAACATCATAATTGATTTCTATTGG GGTATGGAACTCTATCCTCGCATTGGTAAAAACTTCGACATTAAAGTTTTTACAAATTGCAGATTTGGAATGATGTCTTGGGCAGTTCTAGCTGTAACCTATTGCATAAAGCAGGTAGCGTCTATGGGATAG
- the LOC133788474 gene encoding brefeldin A-inhibited guanine nucleotide-exchange protein 5-like translates to MAGGAAGGFVTRAFESMLKECSGKKHPELQKAIQNYIDGTKEVNQVQPSASSETKKAASVAGDESSLEDGAAKSETEESQSQTVPHDAEAIPVAKPVSISATISTVLASAGNTLEGSVAELVLSPLRLAFETKNLKILESALDCLHVCICHVFYFHALNFIG, encoded by the exons ATGGCGGGTGGTGCAGCTGGTGGTTTTGTTACACGGGCATTTGAGTCGATGCTGAAAGAATGTTCGGGGAAAAAACATCCAGAACTTCAGAAGGCTATTCAGAATTATATAG ATGGTACGAAAGAGGTCAATCAGGTTCAGCCTTCCGCTTCCAGTGAGACAAAAAAAGCTGCATCGGTTGCTGGTGATGAGAG TTCACTTGAAGATGGAGCTGCAAAATCTGAAACAGAGGAAAGCCAGTCACAAACAGTTCCTCACGATGCCGAGGCTATTCCAGTTGCTAAGCCAGTGAGCATAAGTGCAACTATTTCCACTGTCTTGGCAAGTGCTGGGAATACTTTGGAGGGGTCTGTGGCAGAACTTGTGTTGAGTCCTCTTCGACTTGCATTTGAGACAAAGAACTTGAAAATCTTAGAATCTGCTTTGGATTGTCTTCATGTATGTATTTGTcatgttttttattttcatgctCTGAATTTTATAGGTTAG